From one Triticum aestivum cultivar Chinese Spring chromosome 4B, IWGSC CS RefSeq v2.1, whole genome shotgun sequence genomic stretch:
- the LOC123092909 gene encoding peroxisomal nicotinamide adenine dinucleotide carrier isoform X2, giving the protein MSSAVVSGLAGAGGGIIAQIITYPLQTVNTRQQTERSAKKKKAGGGGSDASTLFQMLQLVQTEGWGGLYSGLKPSLIGTAASQGIYYYFYQLLKNKVEDVAAARGKKGLGDGTVGMFSWLVIAAVAGSINVLLTIPIWVLVTRMQIREVYRESGISGFWKGLVPTLIMVCNPSIQFMIYETLSKRLKSKRSGKRFPKKNITAMEVFLIGAMAKLGATLVTYPLLVVKSRLQAKQEIGRNAASRYTGTLDAILKMIRYEGLHGFYKGMGTKIVQSVLAASVLFMVKEELVKFVVLLVARSRTLLLTRSNKR; this is encoded by the exons ATGTCGAGCGCGGTGGTGAGCGGGctggccggcgccggcggcggtaTCATCGCCCAGATCATCACATACCCCCTCCAGACC GTGAACACCCGGCAGCAGACAGAGAGATCAGCGAAGAAGAAAAAGGCCGGTGGTGGTGGCTCTGACGCTTCCACCCTCTTCCAGATGCTCCAG CTGGTCCAAACGGAAGGCTGGGGTGGGTTGTACAGCGGCCTCAAACCCTCACTTATTGGCACCGCTGCCTCGCAG GGAATCTATTACTACTTCTACCAGCTTCTCAAGAACAAGGTCGAAGATGTAGCAGCTGCTCGTGGGAAAAAGGGCCTAGGGGATGGCACTGTTGGGATGTTTTCTTGGCTTGTTATTGCAGCTGTTGCTGG gtcaatCAATGTTCTTCTTACAATTCCAATATGGGTTCTTGTCACACGCATGCAG ATCCGGGAGGTCTATCGTGAATCAGGCATAAGTGGATTCTGGAAAGGACTTGTTCCGACACTAATTATG GTATGTAATCCATCAATTCAGTTTATGATATATGAAACACTGTCAAAGCGTCTCAAGTCAAAGCGGTCTGGAAAGCGATTCCCCAAGAAGAATATCACTGCTATGGAG GTATTCTTAATAGGTGCAATGGCAAAGCTGGGAGCTACTCTTGTGACCTACCCGTTGTTAGTGGTCAAG TCTAGGTTGCAGGCAAAACAAGAAATTGGCAGGAACGCGGCGTCCAGATATACAG GTACATTAGATGCAATATTGAAGATGATTCGCTACGAGGGATTGCACGGATTTTACAAAGGAATGGGTACAAAGATTGTACAGAGTGTTCTTGCCGCCTCGGTCCTTTTTATGGTGAAGGAGGAGCTGGTTAAGTTTGTAGTTCTTTTAGTTGCCAGGAGTAGGACTCTGCTTCTTACTAGATCTAACAAACGATAG
- the LOC123092909 gene encoding peroxisomal nicotinamide adenine dinucleotide carrier isoform X1, which translates to MSSAVVSGLAGAGGGIIAQIITYPLQTVNTRQQTERSAKKKKAGGGGSDASTLFQMLQLVQTEGWGGLYSGLKPSLIGTAASQGIYYYFYQLLKNKVEDVAAARGKKGLGDGTVGMFSWLVIAAVAGSINVLLTIPIWVLVTRMQTHTQAERKVIESKRELLLKEISRANPIDAHILKDRLAKLDSEKPRPYGTLQAIREVYRESGISGFWKGLVPTLIMVCNPSIQFMIYETLSKRLKSKRSGKRFPKKNITAMEVFLIGAMAKLGATLVTYPLLVVKSRLQAKQEIGRNAASRYTGTLDAILKMIRYEGLHGFYKGMGTKIVQSVLAASVLFMVKEELVKFVVLLVARSRTLLLTRSNKR; encoded by the exons ATGTCGAGCGCGGTGGTGAGCGGGctggccggcgccggcggcggtaTCATCGCCCAGATCATCACATACCCCCTCCAGACC GTGAACACCCGGCAGCAGACAGAGAGATCAGCGAAGAAGAAAAAGGCCGGTGGTGGTGGCTCTGACGCTTCCACCCTCTTCCAGATGCTCCAG CTGGTCCAAACGGAAGGCTGGGGTGGGTTGTACAGCGGCCTCAAACCCTCACTTATTGGCACCGCTGCCTCGCAG GGAATCTATTACTACTTCTACCAGCTTCTCAAGAACAAGGTCGAAGATGTAGCAGCTGCTCGTGGGAAAAAGGGCCTAGGGGATGGCACTGTTGGGATGTTTTCTTGGCTTGTTATTGCAGCTGTTGCTGG gtcaatCAATGTTCTTCTTACAATTCCAATATGGGTTCTTGTCACACGCATGCAG ACACATACACAGGCAGAAAGGAAGGTGATAGAGTCCAAGAGGGAGCTTTTGCTTAAGGAAATATCCAGGGCCAATCCAATAGATGCTCATATTCTTAAGGATAGATTAGCTAAGCTTGATTCTGAAAAACCTCGCCCATATGGCACACTTCAAGCG ATCCGGGAGGTCTATCGTGAATCAGGCATAAGTGGATTCTGGAAAGGACTTGTTCCGACACTAATTATG GTATGTAATCCATCAATTCAGTTTATGATATATGAAACACTGTCAAAGCGTCTCAAGTCAAAGCGGTCTGGAAAGCGATTCCCCAAGAAGAATATCACTGCTATGGAG GTATTCTTAATAGGTGCAATGGCAAAGCTGGGAGCTACTCTTGTGACCTACCCGTTGTTAGTGGTCAAG TCTAGGTTGCAGGCAAAACAAGAAATTGGCAGGAACGCGGCGTCCAGATATACAG GTACATTAGATGCAATATTGAAGATGATTCGCTACGAGGGATTGCACGGATTTTACAAAGGAATGGGTACAAAGATTGTACAGAGTGTTCTTGCCGCCTCGGTCCTTTTTATGGTGAAGGAGGAGCTGGTTAAGTTTGTAGTTCTTTTAGTTGCCAGGAGTAGGACTCTGCTTCTTACTAGATCTAACAAACGATAG